Genomic DNA from Nomascus leucogenys isolate Asia chromosome 10, Asia_NLE_v1, whole genome shotgun sequence:
cagaaagaaactgaggctggcgTCTTCGATGAAGCCTGGCAGAGGCCGGGGTCACACACGGAGGGCAAGGCTGTCCAAGCCTTCAAGGTCATTCTGACTGATCTTTGAGCCTTAGCAATACAGGACGTGGGTCCAAGAGCATTTCCAGCACAAAATGGCGCCTCATAGAAAAATGTAGCCGGAGTTCCAGCGCCCACCTCCACCACGGCTCAAAGGAGGGGGCGCGGGCGGCAGCGCACACTTcatttgcatatataaaaatcaacggATTTCGTTGGCTGGCAGCGGTTTGATCTGCACGAAACTGGGTGGCCCTGTGACCGGTCTCTGCCAGCCATTGGCCCATGCGAGTCTCGTGACCCACCAGTCACTAAAGCGCATCCCTATTGGCCCAAGCGCCTTCCATCACGCGTTTAAAACCCCGAGTCCCGCCTCTCCTCGCCACGCTCCAGCCCCCAGGAAGACCGTTAGTCGCGTGCGCGACTTCCTCAGCGTCAGGGCGCGCCCGCGCGTATGCCGGGCCGTGGCGGCGTCTCGTTCAAACGGCCCAATCAGCGGCCGCGTCGCCTTCCCCGtcccccttcctctcttcttccccttttcAGCCCCTCCGTTCTTTGAGAACCCTCCCCGACCCCCGCGGGCCCCCATTGGCCGGCCCGCTACCCAGCCCTCTCCGCCACTTCCCTCGCTGCTGACCATAGTTTGCGGGGAAGGGAGCGAGCGCGTCGAACACCAAGGAACGTGCGCGCTGACGTCACGGTAGAGGCTCGGGGCTGAGGGGCCGCGGAGGGCGTGGCCTGCGGGCGGCTATAAAAAGGCCGTGGTGCGCGCGCGGCCGGCTCAGTGCTGCCGGGCACCGGGGCGGCTGGTTCGTGTACGCTGTACGTTGCGGACGTCGGAGGCAGCGGGGAGCGGAGCGGGGCCGCCGGGGCCTCTCCAGGGCCGCAGCGGCAGCAGTTGGGCCCCCCGCCCCGGCCGGCGGACCGAAGAACGCAGGAAGGGGGCCGGGGGGACCCGCCCCCGGCCGGCCGCAGCCATGGTGAGCACGGGCGGTGAGGCCCAAGAGGGTGGTCGGGGGTATCCCTGAGGGAGGAGGTGGAGTCTTAGGGGCCTCCGACGGGCGGCCTTGAGGGGTTTGAGGGCTAGCCTGGGGGTTCCTGACCCGGGATGGGCCCGAGGGCCTTCCCGCAGGCGGAGCAGGAGCTCGGGCGGCCCGCAGTCTCCCTGGCGGTGAGGGCTCCGGGCGCTTTGCGGCCCGCCCATGGGTGTTACCAGGAGCAAGGACGCCCCGCCGCCATCTCCAGACCTTAGCCGGGGTTTCAAGGATGCTGTAACCAAAAATTAGTGGAGAAGGGGGAGAGAGTAGATCTCTGGCCTACGTGGAACCACTGGGGCCCAAGCAGGGTTAGGAGCGGGCTTTGTGGGGGGGGTGGGTTTCTGGGGTGGGTGGAGTTATCTGCAAGCCCCCCCCCGTGAACCCGCCCCCATTTCTGTTGGAAACTGCCTGGGCTGGTGGCCTGAAGCATCCTGGGTGAGGGTCTGGGAGTTCAAGAGTGATTGACAGCCTGGGGCCACTGAGTCAAGACTTGGGCAGTTTCAGCATCTTTAGGCCCTGCGGGAAGCCCAGCTCTTAACACTCGCTCACCCTGCTCTCCCATCCGTGCCCAGAACTCCAACGTGGAGAACCTGCCCCCGCACATCATCCGCCTGGTGTACAAGGAGGTGACGACACTGACCGCAGACCCACCTGATGGCATCAAGGTCTTTCCCAACGAGGAGGACCTCACCGACCTCCAGGTCACCATCGAGGGCCCTGGTGAgtttggaaggaaagagaagaggctGCTGCTTAGATCCTCCATCACCCTGCTCTAGATCACCCTACCGGGAAGTACCCATTACAGGCTGGCCTTGTGTCAGGTGCTGGGGATGCATTGGTGGACAGGGCAGGACGCCACAAATGACAATTATGTACTCTTTTCCCATAAGGGTTGAGAAATACCTGGTCATTGAGTTAGTATATCATGGGATGGTACTCTAGATTTGAAGCAAGGCTTTCAGACATGGCTTTCCTGGACCTGAGGGTGGGTAGGATTTAAGTAGGAATGGGAAGAGAGTCCCAGGTGGTGGGAATGGTGTCAGGGTGGGCcaggtgatctcaaactccatccTGCTGTGAGTGTCAGGGATGAGGAAACAAGCCAGATGCAGATCGTGGGGAGACGGGTCATAAAAGATTTGCGGGTCACATGATTTGCGGAGTGATTTAGAATACTGTTTCATGCAAGCTACATTTCTATTATCACCAGAATTCCTACAAAGTCAGGATTTGAGCAGAGCCTGTGAAGGAATGTTCTAGTCCactgtggtgatggtggtaggtGGTCAGGAAAGACCTGGTAGTGGTGACAGTTGAGGTCCTTCATGCCTTGCTGCAGGGGGCATGGGATCATGACAATGGGACGGCTCCcagaaaggccctggggcaggtggAGCTGGGTGCTTGgtaaaaacacatgaagaaagtTGATGGTGAAGCTGCCAAGATCTTTTAAGGCTTCTAGGCCTCTGCAAGGAGTTTGTAGAGGAAGCTGGTGGAAGGTTTAAAGCAGGAGGGGTGTGACAAATCCCTCCAAAGTTCCTATTGACTGTAGTGAGGAGAGCCGGTCTGGCAGGGGGAAGAACCCAGAGGCCAGCCAGGAAGCAAGCCTTGGAGATGGAATGAGATTCGGGGGAGGACCTAGCAGGCCCATGCTCAGGCTGCTGAtgggctaggggagggacagtATTTTGACCCAAGCAAGTGAGTGAGTGGGAGAAGCGTtcactgaggtgggaggctgtgGAGTTGACAGACAGTTGGATCCTTGATCTGAAAGGCATGTAAGTGGGCATCTTATAGGAAAGTGCGTACTCGGGTCCCTGCCACCTGGGAAGGGCCTGTGACTGGAGTGGTCACTTGGGCTGAGAAGGGGTATCCAGGAGGGTGCAGACGAGCTTGATAGTGACACAGGTGGGGGCTGCAAGATGGGCATCATCTCTGAGGTTCTGGGGGAGGTCCTGTGGCCCCCTAGGAACCCAGccattcttgctctttttttttttctctctaaacggagtcttgctgtgtcacccaggctggagcacaatggcgcaatctctgctcactgcaacctctgcctcctgggttcaagcagttctcccaagtagctgggattacaggcgcacaccaccatgcccagctaattttttgtatttttagtagagacggggtttcaccatgttggccaggctggtctcgaactcctgaccttgtgatccgcccacttcagcctcccaaagtgctgggattacaggtgtgagccactgcacttggcttttttttttttgaaacagagtttcgctcttgttgcccaggctggagtgcaatggcgcaatcttggcacaccgcaacctccacctcccaggttcaagggattcttctgcctcagccttccgagtagctgggattacaggcatgcgccaccatgcctggctaattttgtatttttagtagagacagggtttctccatgttggtccggctggtcttgaactcctgacctcagatgatccgcctgcctcagcctcccaaagtgctgggattacaggcatgagccaccacacctggcctcttgcTCTTAAGAGTTCTACAGcctgactgggcatggtggttcacgcctgtaatcgcagcactttgggaggcggaggtgaacaaattgcttgagcctaggagtgcaagaccagcttgggcaacatagtgagaccctactcttaaaaaaaaaaagtagccagacctggtggcatgcccgtaatcccagctacttggcaggctgagatgggaggatcacctgagcccaggaattgcaggctgcaatgaactgagattgtgccactgcactccagcctgggtgacacaagagaccctatttcaaaaaaagaaaaaaagaatcctccAGTCTGATGGCAGAGCTGGCGGGGCACCCACATACATCACAATCAGACCGTGGAGACTGGACTTTGGGGTGTTGAGGTGCCTTGGGACTCCTGAGTGCCCTGACCCTGTACCCCTCCCTCCACTCCAGAGGGGACCCCATATGCTGGAGGTCTGTTCCGCATGAAACTCCTGCTGGGGAAGGacttccctgcctccccacccaaGGGCTACTTCCTGACCAAGATCTTCCACCCGAACGTGGGCGCCAATGGCGAGATCTGCGTCAACGTGCTCAAGAGGGACTGGACGGCTGAGCTGGGCATCCGACACGTACTGCTGGTGAgttctgggctggggctgggcctcctgcctcctgcctctggaGGTCTGCTGGTGTCTGAGCCATAGCgctttgtttggtttttctgaaTCAACTCTGAAGTGGTTGAAGGTTTCCACATAAAAATCCAGGCTGCTAGCTTTCCTGGAAAGATGAACAGTGCCAGACCCAGGACACCCAAGTACTGTTGAGAAGTGCCCAGGGACACCTTACTATGCAGTGAGTGGTGAGTTTGTATTGTAGGatagtttttctctcttttttttaaaaaaacaaggatagggtaggccaggtgcggtggatcactcaaggtcaggagttcaagaccggcctggccaacatggtgaaaccctgtctctactaaaaatgcaaaaattagccgggcatggtggcacatgcctgtaatctcccagctacttgggaggctgaggcaggagaatcgcttgagcctgggaggtggaggttgcagtcatagctcactgtagccttgaactcctgggctcagatgatcttgcctcagcttcctgaatggctggtattacaggcatgcaccaccatacccagctagttttatatttttatggtttgcagagatggggtctcattagaGGCTTTTTTGCTAAAGCTGAGCTTACATGCTGTAAAACTCACTGTTCCAAAGTATACAGTTTAGTGGTTTTTTAATAGCGATAGGATTCATAAACCAGTGTTTCTCAGCCAGAGGTGATTTTGTCCCCCAAGGGGTTGCATTGTCAGGAGACCAAAAGGGTTGTCACAACTCGGGGTTGCCACTAGCAAGGGTGGAGGCCAAGGGTGCTGCCCAAATCCTGCAGTGTACGAGATTGGCTCCATGACACAGAATGACCTGGCTGCGGTGTTGCCGAGGTGGAGGCGTCCTGGTCTAGGCTGGTGCTCCAGGCTGCTTATAGCCTGCTGCCTCCCCACCTTTCCcacaagctgaaaaaaaaaagttaaccaaaTTTCTAATGAGTCCCTGGGGCACATGGCGGAGAGGGTGGGGAATTGGGGTTTCCTGCCATGCGGAGGGAGAGGATTGAGCTCCAAGGTAAACAGACCCCAAACCTTTCCCTCCCACATGCACTGCCTCCCTTCCCCTGGGGTGTCATTGGAGGCTGCTGGGGACATTGGCACCGAGCTCCAGGCCTACTTGCTGCTAGGTCAGCATCTGGGCCTGTCAGGGGCTCGGCCAGCAAGAGAGCCGCAAGAAGGGCAGCCAGACCTGCAGTTTGGGTGCAGTGATGAGAATTAGGGTGGGAACCTGTGTCCTGGTCACCATCAGTGATATCTGCTGAGCCAGGTACTGTGTGTGTGTCATAGTGGCCCCAGGGAGCAAACTGCTGTGGCCAGTTTGCCCAGACCCGCTTCAGAGGATCCAGCAGGGGCTGCTGGAGGCCTGGCTGCAggtcacacctctgcactccaatTTACCCCTCAGGACAGGCTGTGAAGGGTGTTGAGAGGAATCTCTGGACCACCCTTGAAGTGCACCTCAGCCAGCAGTCGTGGTGTCTTGCCCTCTTGTGTATGGTCCAACCCAGCTAGAGTCTTAGGCTGTGAACTTCGGATTTCTGATAAAAGACAGTGAGAGGTCAGGATTTATGCTGTATCTGGAAAGATGGGGAGCTTTAGAGTCCAACACGCAGGTGTAAGTTCCTCACATCCTGAGGCCCTGGGGAAGTCTCTTCCCTCTGTCCGGGCTCCAGGCCTCACTCATTGAACCAGAGGGCCTCTGAGGTCATGCTGAACTGCACGGAGGCAAATTCAAAACCATGATAGGACTCAAGTCTGGGGCTCAGGCAAGTAATGGACTCCTGAGAGGGGCCTTGGCGTTTCCCCTGTCACCCAGCAAGTTCCACAGAGGACCAGGGACATTTTAAACCATGGGCCTTATGGTATCGTGTCCTTTCGGGAACATCTGCTGTGAGGCAGGTCATAGGAAAGTGGCCTCTGAGGGAGACAGGGAGCAAAGATGAGGGAGGATGCAGCATAGGTAGGGCCTGGATCTGCAGCTGAGTTGGGAGCAGAAGGAACAGCCAGAGCGGAGGCCACCCTCTTGTGGAGGCCTGGGGGTCCCTGTAGGTTGCCCGACCCACCGTGACCCTGGGCCTCTTCCCACAGACCATCAAGTGCCTGCTGATCCACCCTAACCCCGAGTCTGCACTCAACGAGGAGGCGGGCCGCCTGCTCTTGGAGAACTACGAGGAGTATGCGGCTCGGGCCCGTCTGCTCACAGAGATCCACGGGGGTGCCGGCGGGCCCAGCGGCAGGGCTGAAGCCAGTCGGGCCCTGGCCAGTGGCACGGCAGCTTCCTCCACCGACCCTGGGGCCCCAGGGGGCCCGGGAGGGGCTGAGGGTCCCATGGCCAAGAAGCATGCTGGCGAGCGTGATAAGAAGCTGGCGGCCAAGAAAAAGACGGACAAGAAGCGGGCGCTGCGGCGGCTGTAGTGggctctcttcctccttccaccgTCACCCTAAcctctcctgtcccctccctccaACTCTGTCTCTAAGTTATTTAAGTTATGGCTGGGGTCGGGGAGGGTACAGGGGCACTGGGACCtggatttgtttttctaaataaagttggAAAAGCAGATTCTGTGTCTCACAGATGCCGCAGGACCACTGCATGGTGCCACGTGGCTCTGGGAGTTTGGCTTCCCTGCACAGGCCCTGGGTCCTTGTAAAGCCTCATGGACTGCAGCAGTGGGTCCATCTAGCTCACCAGCCTTGCTGTTTGAGGTTTGGGTCCACCTCTTTGTTCTGTGGGGGTAGAGCAGTTACAACCCCTCTTTGGAGTCAGATTTCCAATCTCAAATGGGGTGAGGACCTGGAGCTGCTCCTGGTGGCCTGAGTGGCACTGCCCTGTATTTCTCCCTCTAGAATAATGGACACGTTGGTGTGGCAGTGGTATTCCTGCTCAGGACGGCCAGGTGCAAGCAGTCTGGAGTCTGGCTTGAGGCTTGCCTCGTCTGTCTGGTTCTGTACTGGGCCAAGGTTCAGTCCCCTTGAATCATCTGATCCCGCTTTGTGCTAAAGATTGGTTTTTCCCTTGTGGGCAGCAAAGCCTGTTCCCACGTGTATTTCTGCACAACAGATCACAAAgccagtggcttaaaacaacacccacTTCAGACTTCCTGTTGGAAGTCTGGACACGGCTGAGCTGCTCTCTGCTCAGTGCTTTGCAGGCTAAAATTGAGGTATTGGTTGTTGGTGTTCCTTAGTCTGGGTCTTCTTCCAAGCTTATAGTGGCTGATTTCAGTTCTTGTAGAACTAGGGTCTTAGCTCCAAGAAGCTGCTGCTTCTCGGGCCCTGGCAGGCCTGATT
This window encodes:
- the UBE2S gene encoding ubiquitin-conjugating enzyme E2 S, with the protein product MNSNVENLPPHIIRLVYKEVTTLTADPPDGIKVFPNEEDLTDLQVTIEGPEGTPYAGGLFRMKLLLGKDFPASPPKGYFLTKIFHPNVGANGEICVNVLKRDWTAELGIRHVLLTIKCLLIHPNPESALNEEAGRLLLENYEEYAARARLLTEIHGGAGGPSGRAEASRALASGTAASSTDPGAPGGPGGAEGPMAKKHAGERDKKLAAKKKTDKKRALRRL